Proteins encoded by one window of Marispirochaeta aestuarii:
- a CDS encoding HD domain-containing phosphohydrolase, which translates to MSSYTILFVDDEYNILQSLKRLFFDYPEFEILTALSAEEGAGILATREVDVLISDEKMPKIAGSQFVHYVKERFPDVVRCILTGYANPENILKAVNKGEVYRYLVKPWNDGDLISTVRSAAEYGRLKRYNRELETQLKAQNESLKKEVARRTAYLQKALTTVKSEQAKAEETLGGIVTLLSHMIGLVHPDMQEFSSRAARLAERIAVAMELEQDELYNIRTAALLQEIGLFEANSGDHLNADHAEDGARLLNKLSALGPIAILIKHHHERFDGKGEPGGLSGEEIPLGSRIIRTAADYVRLIYEERMERSAALEKMTRGVQTIYDPQVIRILRDQEAAVKDSKDSGIPIQIKNLAAGMVLKNDLILKNGVLVLPKNTALTQSMVEHLPNYRFLNPEETVYLRAVPETE; encoded by the coding sequence ATGAGTTCCTATACAATCCTGTTTGTCGACGACGAGTACAACATTCTCCAGTCCCTGAAGCGGCTGTTCTTCGATTACCCCGAGTTCGAGATCCTGACCGCCCTGAGCGCCGAGGAGGGGGCCGGGATTCTGGCGACCCGCGAGGTGGATGTTCTGATCTCCGACGAAAAGATGCCCAAGATAGCAGGGAGCCAGTTTGTTCACTATGTAAAAGAGCGCTTTCCCGATGTGGTCCGCTGCATTCTGACCGGCTATGCAAATCCGGAGAATATTCTGAAGGCGGTAAACAAGGGAGAGGTCTACCGCTACCTGGTTAAACCCTGGAACGACGGGGACCTTATTAGCACTGTGCGCAGTGCCGCGGAATACGGAAGGCTCAAGCGCTACAACAGGGAGCTGGAAACCCAGCTGAAGGCCCAGAACGAGTCCCTGAAAAAGGAGGTCGCCCGGCGGACCGCGTACCTGCAGAAGGCTTTGACCACCGTCAAATCGGAGCAGGCTAAGGCAGAGGAGACCCTGGGAGGCATCGTCACACTCCTGTCACACATGATCGGTCTGGTACATCCCGATATGCAGGAATTCTCCTCACGGGCCGCGCGCCTGGCGGAACGGATCGCCGTGGCCATGGAGCTTGAGCAGGATGAGCTCTACAATATCCGTACCGCCGCCCTTCTGCAGGAAATAGGCCTTTTTGAGGCAAACAGCGGAGACCACCTGAATGCCGACCACGCTGAAGACGGGGCCAGGCTTCTGAACAAGCTCTCGGCACTGGGCCCAATAGCGATTCTGATAAAGCACCACCACGAACGTTTCGACGGAAAGGGAGAACCCGGCGGTCTCAGCGGTGAGGAGATCCCCCTGGGCTCCCGGATTATCCGGACCGCGGCGGATTATGTACGGCTGATCTATGAAGAACGGATGGAACGTTCGGCGGCCCTTGAAAAGATGACCCGGGGAGTACAGACAATCTATGACCCGCAGGTCATCCGGATCCTCAGGGATCAGGAAGCCGCCGTAAAGGACAGCAAAGATTCCGGGATCCCCATCCAGATCAAGAACCTTGCCGCCGGAATGGTACTGAAGAACGACCTGATACTGAAGAACGGCGTCCTGGTGCTCCCCAAGAATACGGCCCTGACCCAGAGCATGGTGGAGCACCTGCCGAA
- a CDS encoding sensor histidine kinase, with product MLDLVHGKGFNSFLRVVNSAMGSKSLILVFFENTIPIDFHFFSRDPALRIKVPEQEKFAGPPDRHVFGVLDELREKQIVCRDGHYRSLYGGLEGKNALLLGFSYQGRVYAVFQFVDRDRSFCGREALENPTLLKTLNAVTQHFYIDHIQTEKRRKAETALRSSEELYRLIFEESMDLVYHTDAGGRILALNPAGLELLGYNTESELRGRRFHEFFSNDEQRDFYFEMIRSQREIRDMEVILVNREGKKIFCLESASASFDSLGEVKSYTGIIKDISERIELEKELFNANIELSEANNQLKKVQTQMVQTEKMASIGQLAAGLAHEINNPLGFVRSNFSTLKRYNEFLISFADDVSGRITPEKIAALQKLRQKYRIDEIKADLGAVFTETEEGMNRMMDIVQNLRNFSHDSRSGDVGELDLNKALKSSLVIARNEIKYHASVSLELSDLPVIRCRPGEIKQIMLNLIVNAAQAVRDRVKKGEKGRILISTFSGDSFACFSIEDSGHGIPSEIRSKIFDPFFTTKDVGSGTGLGLSISYDIVVHKHHGRILVGDSSLGGAIFTVMLPLLGLGSDDELGDLEEV from the coding sequence ATGCTGGATCTTGTACATGGCAAGGGTTTCAACTCCTTTCTGCGGGTTGTGAACAGCGCCATGGGGTCGAAAAGCCTTATCCTTGTCTTTTTTGAAAATACTATTCCCATTGATTTTCATTTCTTCAGCAGGGATCCGGCCCTCCGGATCAAGGTGCCGGAACAGGAAAAATTTGCCGGACCGCCGGATAGACATGTGTTTGGTGTTTTGGATGAGTTGCGGGAAAAGCAGATTGTCTGCCGTGATGGGCACTACCGTTCACTGTACGGCGGTCTTGAAGGAAAAAACGCGCTTCTTCTGGGCTTCTCCTATCAGGGGCGGGTGTACGCCGTTTTTCAGTTCGTGGACAGGGACCGGTCTTTTTGCGGCCGGGAAGCCTTGGAAAACCCGACACTGCTGAAAACCCTGAATGCCGTGACCCAGCATTTTTATATCGACCACATTCAAACGGAAAAACGACGAAAGGCGGAGACCGCCCTGCGCAGTTCGGAAGAGCTGTACCGGCTTATTTTCGAAGAGTCCATGGATCTTGTGTATCATACCGACGCCGGGGGGCGGATCCTTGCATTGAATCCGGCGGGACTTGAACTCCTTGGCTATAATACGGAGTCGGAACTCCGGGGCCGGCGCTTTCACGAGTTTTTCAGCAATGATGAACAGCGGGATTTCTACTTTGAAATGATCAGATCCCAGAGAGAGATCCGGGACATGGAGGTCATTCTCGTCAACCGGGAAGGAAAAAAGATCTTCTGTCTGGAAAGTGCCAGCGCCTCCTTCGACAGCCTGGGAGAGGTCAAATCGTATACCGGAATAATCAAGGATATAAGCGAGCGTATCGAACTTGAGAAGGAGCTCTTCAACGCCAATATCGAGCTGAGCGAAGCCAATAATCAGCTGAAGAAGGTCCAGACACAGATGGTGCAGACCGAAAAGATGGCCTCCATCGGGCAGCTCGCCGCCGGACTGGCCCATGAAATCAACAATCCCCTGGGGTTCGTACGCAGCAATTTCTCCACACTCAAACGCTACAATGAATTTCTGATCAGCTTTGCTGACGATGTTTCAGGACGCATTACCCCGGAGAAGATTGCAGCTCTGCAGAAGCTGCGGCAAAAGTACAGAATCGATGAGATCAAGGCGGATCTGGGGGCCGTTTTTACCGAAACGGAGGAGGGAATGAACCGCATGATGGATATTGTCCAGAATCTGAGGAATTTCTCCCACGACAGCCGTTCGGGAGATGTGGGAGAACTGGATCTGAACAAGGCCCTGAAAAGCAGCCTGGTAATTGCACGGAACGAAATCAAATACCACGCCTCCGTCTCCTTGGAGCTCAGCGATCTGCCGGTAATACGCTGCAGGCCGGGGGAGATCAAGCAGATTATGCTGAACTTGATTGTAAATGCAGCCCAGGCTGTGAGGGACAGAGTAAAAAAAGGCGAGAAGGGCAGGATTCTTATTTCCACCTTCAGCGGCGACTCCTTTGCCTGCTTTTCCATTGAAGATTCAGGCCACGGTATTCCCTCTGAAATTCGATCGAAGATTTTCGATCCCTTCTTTACCACCAAGGATGTCGGCTCGGGGACCGGGCTGGGCTTGAGTATCTCCTATGATATTGTGGTCCACAAGCACCACGGCAGGATTCTGGTGGGAGATTCCTCCCTGGGGGGTGCGATATTCACCGTAATGCTGCCCCTCCTGGGACTTGGAAGCGACGACGAGCTGGGGGATCTGGAGGAAGTATAG
- a CDS encoding TrpB-like pyridoxal phosphate-dependent enzyme, which translates to MATRVFLSEDEMPRQWYNIAADLPSPLQPPLGPDGNPVTPEMLAPIFPMSLIEQEVSQERWIDIPEEVLSILAKWRPSPLHRAYSLEKFLGTPARIYYKNESVSPAGSHKPNTAVAQAYYNKQAGVKRLTTETGAGQWGSALAFASAQFGLECKVFMVRISFDQKPYRKLMMQTWGADCVPSPSTETQAGRDVLAKYPDTPGSLGIAISEAVEAAVTDPRGETKYSLGSVLNHVMLHQTVIGLETRKQLEKFGEKLPDIVIGCAGGGSNFAGLAFPFAHEKINGADIEIIPVEPSSCPTLTRGPFAYDLGDFSGMTPLLPMHTLGHNFVAPPIHAGGLRYHGMAPLVSQAVVEGLLNPRSIHQLECYEAAMTFARTEGIIVAPETSHAVAGAIQEATRAREEGKEKVIVFNLSGHGLVDLKGYEAYMNGELHDYEFPQEELDENLKALEGFPRAETVKSGRW; encoded by the coding sequence ATGGCTACCCGTGTATTTTTGAGTGAAGATGAGATGCCCAGGCAGTGGTACAACATCGCGGCAGATCTGCCGTCCCCGCTGCAGCCGCCCCTCGGGCCCGACGGAAACCCCGTAACCCCGGAAATGCTCGCCCCCATATTTCCCATGTCCCTGATAGAGCAGGAGGTGAGTCAGGAGCGGTGGATCGATATTCCGGAGGAGGTTCTGAGCATCCTGGCCAAGTGGCGGCCCTCTCCTCTGCACCGGGCATACTCACTGGAGAAGTTCCTTGGAACCCCCGCGCGAATCTACTACAAGAACGAAAGCGTCTCTCCCGCGGGCAGCCACAAACCCAACACTGCAGTGGCTCAGGCGTATTACAACAAGCAGGCCGGGGTTAAACGGCTCACCACCGAGACCGGAGCCGGCCAGTGGGGCAGCGCCCTTGCCTTTGCCTCCGCCCAGTTCGGCCTGGAGTGCAAGGTCTTCATGGTGCGCATAAGTTTCGACCAGAAGCCCTACCGGAAACTGATGATGCAGACCTGGGGTGCCGACTGTGTTCCCAGCCCCAGTACGGAAACCCAGGCGGGCAGGGACGTCCTTGCAAAATATCCCGATACCCCCGGCAGCCTCGGTATTGCCATCAGCGAGGCCGTTGAAGCCGCGGTTACCGATCCCAGGGGAGAAACGAAGTACAGCCTGGGAAGCGTACTGAACCACGTCATGCTTCACCAGACGGTAATCGGCCTTGAAACCCGGAAACAGCTGGAGAAATTCGGGGAGAAACTCCCGGATATCGTTATCGGCTGCGCCGGCGGAGGCAGTAACTTTGCGGGACTGGCCTTTCCCTTCGCCCACGAAAAGATCAACGGCGCGGACATAGAGATTATTCCGGTGGAACCCTCCAGTTGTCCCACCCTGACCAGAGGGCCCTTTGCTTACGACCTGGGGGATTTCTCCGGTATGACCCCCCTTCTGCCGATGCACACCCTGGGGCATAACTTTGTGGCCCCGCCGATACACGCCGGAGGCCTCCGTTACCATGGAATGGCGCCCCTCGTCTCCCAGGCGGTTGTGGAGGGGCTTCTGAATCCCCGGTCCATCCATCAGCTTGAATGCTACGAAGCGGCCATGACCTTTGCCCGGACAGAGGGGATCATCGTGGCTCCGGAAACGAGCCACGCTGTTGCAGGGGCCATTCAGGAGGCAACGCGCGCCAGGGAAGAGGGCAAAGAGAAGGTGATTGTCTTTAACCTGAGCGGCCACGGTCTGGTTGACCTCAAGGGCTATGAGGCCTACATGAACGGTGAACTCCACGATTACGAGTTTCCCCAGGAAGAACTGGATGAGAACCTGAAGGCCCTGGAGGGATTTCCACGAGCCGAGACCGTCAAGAGCGGACGATGGTAG
- a CDS encoding MFS transporter, producing the protein MSIPGQTMGVSVFTDHLMEALSLSRVNLSLAYLLGTVGSALILAQAGKLLDRVGARLMGTVVVLLLGLTLFGVSAVDGIRSFIFRIFPFAGDVFIGFLLISGGFFFMRFLGQGVLTLLSRNMAMKWFDRRRGLANAVIGIVVSFGFSAAPMLLHSLIEDFGWRGAMRVMGMVLLFGFSGVFLLFARDNPFICGLRPDGSPAPADDADDSDPSTRTGPDYTLPEARRTLTFWVYAMSLVLFSLVITAVTFHIISIFDEAGMGAEKAVSIFLPAALISLVFNVGASWASDRMPLKIFLFMLLAGLLIELVAVALLKDGLFFFLMILGHGISGGIMNLLSTVTWPRFFGIRHLGSISGFAMGMTVAGSAAGPYLFSLSLSLFGSYSPICWGSGILGMLILGLAFIAKPPVREREVL; encoded by the coding sequence ATGAGCATACCCGGACAGACCATGGGTGTCTCGGTTTTCACGGACCACCTTATGGAAGCCCTGAGCTTGAGCCGGGTAAACTTGAGCCTTGCATACCTGCTGGGGACGGTGGGAAGCGCCCTTATCCTTGCTCAGGCGGGTAAGCTCCTGGACCGTGTCGGAGCCCGGCTTATGGGCACAGTGGTTGTTCTGCTCCTGGGGCTGACCCTTTTCGGAGTTTCCGCCGTCGACGGAATCCGTTCCTTCATCTTCCGGATTTTTCCCTTCGCCGGCGATGTCTTCATCGGTTTTCTGCTTATATCCGGGGGCTTCTTTTTCATGCGCTTTCTCGGCCAGGGGGTTCTCACCCTCTTGAGCCGAAACATGGCCATGAAGTGGTTTGACCGCCGCAGGGGCCTTGCCAACGCGGTTATCGGAATTGTCGTGAGCTTCGGTTTTTCCGCCGCCCCCATGCTGCTCCATTCCCTTATCGAGGATTTCGGGTGGCGCGGAGCCATGCGGGTCATGGGGATGGTCCTGCTCTTCGGTTTTTCCGGCGTATTTCTTCTCTTCGCACGGGACAATCCCTTTATCTGCGGTTTACGTCCGGACGGATCCCCGGCCCCGGCGGATGACGCGGATGATTCCGATCCTTCAACCCGGACCGGTCCCGACTACACCCTGCCGGAGGCAAGAAGAACCCTCACCTTCTGGGTGTATGCCATGTCTCTGGTCCTTTTCAGTCTGGTAATAACCGCCGTCACCTTCCACATTATCTCCATCTTCGATGAAGCGGGCATGGGAGCGGAAAAAGCAGTCTCGATTTTCCTTCCTGCGGCGCTGATCTCCCTGGTGTTCAATGTTGGTGCCAGCTGGGCCAGTGACCGGATGCCCCTGAAAATATTTCTCTTTATGCTGCTCGCAGGTCTGCTTATTGAACTTGTTGCCGTGGCCCTCTTAAAGGACGGCTTGTTCTTTTTCCTGATGATTCTGGGGCATGGAATAAGCGGCGGGATCATGAATCTTTTAAGTACCGTTACCTGGCCACGGTTTTTCGGCATACGACATCTGGGATCAATCTCGGGTTTCGCCATGGGAATGACCGTTGCGGGATCCGCCGCCGGACCCTACCTCTTCAGTCTGTCCCTTTCACTCTTCGGCAGCTACTCTCCGATATGCTGGGGCTCAGGAATCCTGGGAATGCTGATCCTCGGACTGGCATTTATCGCCAAGCCGCCGGTAAGAGAGCGGGAAGTTCTCTAG
- a CDS encoding deoxyribodipyrimidine photo-lyase, which produces MNAADKAVASSAKSLPTEELKRIFGSRIRISPGTAPQKSRFVLLWVQQALRVRDNHALAAAIITANTMNLPLYACFCLVPDYPGANSRHFTFLLQGLIDLETSLAKLGIPLILDLAHPEEGIPRAAKEAACVVCDTGYTAVQRKWRREIVNSLSRPMIQLESDVVVPPMQASDKEEYAAATLRRKLTRLIDLYLAPVGTLPDLKNPRKSLKDLPFRPLHSEKPESVLKNMTAFGIQEAAAPLASVPGGEREAWKRLENFLAGNLSHYHDSRNDPGLNIQSELSPYLHFGNLSPVSAALAVMASSRDDPRLTEGAAAFLEQLIVRRELAINFCLHNPACDSPDAVPAWAQESLDSHAGDERPEVYAREQLIAGETGDPFWNAAQKELLLTGKMHGYMRMYWGKRLIQWMPDWREAYRLLIELNDTYSIDGRDCNGYTGIAWVFGRHDRPFPERPLFGKIRPMGAKGLKRKFEMDLYLERISKLQI; this is translated from the coding sequence ATGAATGCCGCAGATAAAGCAGTAGCCTCATCCGCGAAGTCCCTTCCGACAGAAGAACTGAAGAGAATCTTCGGTTCCAGAATCCGCATAAGCCCGGGCACTGCTCCGCAGAAATCGCGCTTCGTCCTTCTCTGGGTTCAGCAGGCCCTCAGAGTCCGGGACAACCACGCCCTTGCAGCGGCGATCATCACAGCGAACACCATGAACCTTCCCCTCTACGCCTGTTTCTGCCTGGTGCCGGACTATCCCGGAGCAAACAGCCGGCATTTCACTTTTCTGCTCCAGGGTCTGATCGATCTTGAGACTTCCCTTGCAAAGCTGGGTATACCTCTTATCCTGGATCTTGCACATCCGGAGGAAGGGATCCCCCGGGCCGCAAAGGAAGCGGCCTGTGTGGTCTGTGACACCGGCTATACAGCAGTACAAAGAAAATGGCGCCGGGAGATCGTCAATAGTCTTTCACGGCCGATGATTCAACTGGAAAGCGATGTTGTTGTGCCCCCGATGCAGGCGAGCGACAAGGAGGAGTATGCCGCCGCGACCCTGCGGCGGAAGCTCACCCGCCTTATCGACCTCTACCTCGCTCCTGTGGGCACCCTGCCGGATTTGAAAAATCCCCGAAAATCATTAAAGGATCTGCCCTTCAGGCCCCTTCATTCGGAAAAACCGGAATCGGTGCTGAAAAACATGACTGCCTTCGGCATACAAGAGGCAGCAGCACCTCTTGCGAGTGTACCCGGAGGCGAGAGGGAAGCCTGGAAGAGACTGGAGAATTTTCTCGCCGGGAATCTCTCCCATTATCATGATTCCCGTAACGATCCGGGGCTAAATATTCAGTCGGAACTCTCCCCCTACCTCCACTTCGGCAACCTTTCTCCGGTAAGTGCGGCCCTGGCGGTCATGGCTTCTTCCCGGGATGATCCCCGGCTGACGGAAGGGGCCGCCGCATTCCTGGAGCAGCTGATTGTGCGCCGGGAACTGGCGATCAACTTCTGTCTGCATAACCCGGCCTGTGACAGTCCCGATGCCGTCCCCGCCTGGGCACAGGAGAGCCTCGACAGCCACGCCGGTGACGAAAGACCCGAGGTCTACGCCAGGGAGCAGCTGATCGCAGGGGAGACCGGCGACCCCTTCTGGAACGCAGCACAGAAGGAACTCCTGCTTACCGGAAAGATGCACGGTTATATGCGCATGTACTGGGGAAAACGGCTTATTCAGTGGATGCCGGACTGGCGGGAGGCCTACAGGCTGCTCATCGAACTGAACGATACCTACAGTATCGACGGCAGGGACTGTAACGGATACACCGGTATCGCCTGGGTTTTCGGCAGGCACGACCGCCCCTTCCCGGAACGACCGCTGTTCGGAAAGATCCGTCCCATGGGAGCGAAGGGACTGAAGCGAAAATTCGAGATGGACCTGTACCTGGAGAGGATATCCAAGCTTCAGATATAA